The Gigantopelta aegis isolate Gae_Host chromosome 3, Gae_host_genome, whole genome shotgun sequence genome segment CTTGGCTTGACATTACCATTATCCCTTGGCTTGACATTACCACCATCCCTTGGCTTGACATTACCATTATCCCTTGGCTTGACATTAACACCATCCCTTGGCTTGACATTACCATTATCCCTTGGCTTGACATTAACACCATCCCTTGGCTTGACATTACCATTATCCCTTGGCTTGTCATTACTACCATCCCTTGGCTTGTCATTACCATTATCCCTTGGCTTGACATTACCACCATCCCTTGGCTTGTCATTACCACCATCCCTTGGCTTGTCATTACCACCATCCCTCGACTTGACATTACCACCATCCCTTGGCTTGACATTACCACAATCCCTTGGCTTGACATTACCATTATCCCTTGGCTTGACATTACCACCATCCCTTGGCTTGACATTACCATTATCCCTTGGCTTGACATTAACACCATCCCTTGGCTTGACATTACCATTATCCCTTGGCTTGACATTAACACCATCCCTTGGCTTGACATTACCATTATCCCTTGGCTTGTCATTACTACCATCCCTTGGCTTGTCATTACCATTATCCCTTGGCTTGACATTACCACCATCCCTTGGCTTGTCATTACCACCATCCCTTGGCTTGTCATTACCACCATCCCTCGACTTGACATTACCACCATCCCTTGGCGTGTCATTACCACCATCCCTTGGCTTGTCATTACCACCATCCCTTGACTTGACATTACCACCATCCCTTGGCGTGTCATTGCCACCGTCCCTTGGCCTGCCATTACCACCATCCATTGGGCTGCCATTGCCACCATCCCTTGGCCTACCATTACCACCATCCCTTGGCCTGCCATTACCACCATCCCTTGGCCTGCCATTGTCACCATCCCTTGGCCTGCCATTGCCACCATCCCTTGGCCTGCCATTATCACCATCCCTTGGCCTGCCATTGCCACCATCCCTTGGCCTGCCATTGTCACCATCCCTTGGCCTGCCATTGCCACCATCCCTTGGCCTGCCATTACCCTGCCATTACCACTATCTCTTGGCCTGCCATTACCACCATCTCTTGGCCTGCCATTACCACCATCTCTTGGCCTGCCATTACCACCATCTCTTGGCCTGCCATTACCACCATCTCTTGGCCTGCCATTACCACCATCTCTTGGCCTGCCATTACCACCATCCCTTGGCCTGCCATTACCACCATCTCTTGGCCTGCCATTGCTACCATTCCTTGGCCTGCCATTACCACCATCTCTTGGCCTGCCATTACTACCATTCCTTGGCCTGCCATTACCACCATCTCTTGGCCTGCCATTACCACCATCCCTTGGCCTGCCATTACCACCATTCCTTGGCCTACCATTACCACCATCCCTTAGCCTACCATTACCACAATCCCTTGGCATGTTATTACCACCATCCCTTGGCCTGCCATTGCCACCATCCCTTGGTCTGCCATTGCTACCATCCCTTGGCATGTCATTACCACCATCCATTGGCCTGCCATTACCATCATCCCTTGGCCTGCCATTACCATCATCCCTTGTCCTACCATTGCCACCATCCCTTGGCCTGCCATTGTCACCATCCCTTGGCCTGCCATTGTCACCATCCCTTGGCCTGCCACTGTCACCATCCCTTGGCCTGCCATTACCGCCATCCCTTGGCCTGCCATTACCACCATCTCTTGGCCTGCCATTACCACCATCTCTTGGCCTGCCATTACCACCATCTCTTGGCCTGCTATTACCACCATCCCTTGGCCTGCCATTGTCACTATCCCTTGGCCTGCCATTACCACCATCCC includes the following:
- the LOC121368796 gene encoding uncharacterized protein LOC121368796 produces the protein MTQVKGFLQNNAITSATISWPPSLGLSLPPSLGLTLPQSLGLTLPLSLGLTLPPSLGLTLPLSLGLTLTPSLGLTLPLSLGLTLTPSLGLTLPLSLGLSLLPSLGLSLPLSLGLTLPPSLGLSLPPSLGLSLPPSLDLTLPPSLGLTLPQSLGLTLPLSLGLTLPPSLGLTLPLSLGLTLTPSLGLTLPLSLGLTLTPSLGLTLPLSLGLSLLPSLGLSLPLSLGLTLPPSLGLSLPPSLGLSLPPSLDLTLPPSLGVSLPPSLGLSLPPSLDLTLPPSLGVSLPPSLGLPLPPSIGLPLPPSLGLPLPPSLGLPLPPSLGLPLSPSLGLPLPPSLGLPLSPSLGLPLPPSLGLPLSPSLGLPLPPSLGLPLPCHYHYLLACHYHHLLACHYHHLLACHYHHLLACHYHHLLACHYHHLLACHYHHPLACHYHHLLACHCYHSLACHYHHLLACHYYHSLACHYHHLLACHYHHPLACHYHHSLAYHYHHPLAYHYHNPLACYYHHPLACHCHHPLVCHCYHPLACHYHHPLACHYHHPLACHYHHPLSYHCHHPLACHCHHPLACHCHHPLACHCHHPLACHYRHPLACHYHHLLACHYHHLLACHYHHLLACYYHHPLACHCHYPLACHYHHPLACHYHHPLACHYHHLLACYYHHPLAFQEFIEISTCWTTGGISCVRDTGPTRSQPTGTRIYMNWNKHHIKNSIDQRSHYWHEDG